One Bacteroidia bacterium genomic region harbors:
- a CDS encoding Fic family protein has protein sequence MTKKSKVPQINNEKPFNNLPLLPPVTAEVETVKILRQLVKSSIALAELKGSSKILPNPEILLNAVILKEARASSEIENVITTQDKLYEALSSKGSKTDSATKEVLRYRVAMLYGFHFIKKKGYLSSNAIIEIQKRLEENNAGIRNLTGTALRNAVTGKIIYTPPDNLESINRLMTNLEKYLNEKDEISVLIKMAVQHYQFESIHPFYDGNGRTGRIINILYLIMNGMLETPVLYLSAYIIANKADYYRLLQEVRTKNNWEAWVLYILKGVEKTANETIEHVNEISRLFIKTQEFVKKNAPKSYSKELVELLFEHPYCKSEYLTERLGISRITASKYLKELESIKVLKTKQVWKETLYINTKLFDLLKK, from the coding sequence ATGACAAAAAAAAGTAAAGTCCCACAAATAAACAACGAAAAGCCGTTTAACAATTTGCCGCTTTTGCCGCCTGTAACGGCTGAGGTTGAAACTGTAAAGATACTTCGCCAACTTGTAAAATCTTCCATTGCTTTAGCGGAATTAAAAGGCTCGTCTAAAATATTACCTAATCCCGAAATCCTGTTAAATGCCGTTATCTTAAAAGAAGCTCGCGCCAGTTCAGAAATTGAGAATGTAATTACTACACAGGATAAATTATACGAAGCCTTATCCTCCAAAGGCTCTAAAACAGATAGTGCTACAAAAGAGGTATTACGTTATCGAGTGGCAATGTTATACGGTTTTCATTTTATTAAAAAGAAGGGCTATTTGAGTAGTAATGCAATTATTGAAATTCAAAAAAGATTAGAAGAAAACAATGCAGGTATTCGAAACCTTACAGGTACTGCACTTCGTAACGCAGTTACAGGCAAAATTATTTACACACCACCTGACAATTTAGAAAGCATAAATCGTTTAATGACAAATCTCGAAAAATATCTGAATGAAAAAGATGAGATTTCTGTACTTATAAAAATGGCTGTTCAACATTATCAATTTGAAAGCATACACCCTTTTTATGATGGCAATGGTCGTACAGGACGTATCATAAATATTCTTTACCTAATAATGAATGGCATGCTTGAAACGCCAGTGTTGTATTTAAGTGCATACATTATTGCTAACAAAGCAGACTATTACCGCTTATTGCAGGAAGTACGCACAAAAAATAATTGGGAAGCATGGGTATTGTATATTTTAAAAGGTGTAGAGAAAACAGCCAACGAAACTATCGAGCATGTAAATGAGATTAGTCGGTTGTTTATCAAAACACAGGAATTTGTAAAGAAAAATGCACCTAAGTCATACAGCAAGGAATTGGTTGAATTATTGTTTGAACATCCGTATTGTAAAAGTGAATATTTAACGGAACGTTTAGGTATTTCTCGCATCACAGCATCAAAATATTTAAAGGAACTTGAAAGTATAAAAGTGCTTAAAACAAAACAAGTATGGAAAGAAACTTTATACATAAATACCAAATTGTTTGATTTACTCAAAAAATAG
- a CDS encoding acyl-CoA carboxylase subunit beta, which produces KLTARERLHFLMDENSFEEIGMFVTHRSVEFGLEKEKYLGDGVVTGYGTINGRLVYVFSQDFTVFGGSLSETHAEKICKIMDLAMKNGAPLIGLNDSGGARIQEGVVSLGGYADIFYRNTMASGVIPQLSAIMGPCAGGAVYSPAITDFIMMVENTSYMFVTGPNVVKTVTHEEVTSEELGGASTHSAKSGVTHFSCANEIECINNIKALLSYIPQNCEDDAPRYLYENTGSEKRPELSKIIPENPNQPYDIREVINGVIDSESFLEVHKNFAENIVVGFARLAGRSIGIVANQPAFLAGVLDNHSSTKAARFVRFCDSFNIPLLVFEDVPGFLPGTDQEWNAIISNGAKLLYAFCEATVPRITVITRKAYGGAYDVMNSKHIGADMNYAWPSAEIAVMGAKGAVEIIFKGEKELKKKEEEYLEHFANPYRAAERGFIDEVIKPEDTREKLIKAFKMLENKVAHLPKKKHGNIPL; this is translated from the coding sequence AAAATTAACAGCACGCGAACGCTTACATTTTTTAATGGATGAAAATTCTTTTGAAGAAATCGGAATGTTTGTTACGCATCGTTCGGTAGAATTTGGGTTGGAAAAAGAAAAATATTTAGGTGATGGAGTTGTAACCGGTTATGGCACTATCAACGGACGCTTGGTATATGTTTTTTCACAAGATTTTACAGTTTTCGGTGGCTCACTTTCCGAAACACATGCCGAAAAAATTTGCAAAATAATGGATCTTGCAATGAAAAATGGCGCACCTTTAATCGGCTTAAACGACAGTGGTGGAGCGCGAATCCAAGAAGGTGTGGTTTCCTTGGGAGGTTACGCAGATATTTTTTATCGCAACACAATGGCTTCGGGAGTTATTCCGCAACTGTCCGCCATTATGGGACCTTGCGCTGGAGGGGCGGTGTATTCGCCCGCTATCACTGATTTTATTATGATGGTGGAAAATACCTCGTACATGTTTGTTACAGGTCCGAACGTTGTGAAAACTGTTACGCACGAAGAAGTTACGAGCGAAGAGTTAGGCGGAGCTTCTACACATTCAGCAAAATCAGGTGTTACGCATTTTTCTTGTGCGAACGAAATTGAATGTATCAATAATATAAAAGCATTGTTGAGTTACATTCCGCAGAATTGCGAAGACGATGCGCCACGTTATTTGTATGAAAATACAGGTTCTGAAAAACGTCCTGAACTTTCAAAAATAATTCCTGAAAATCCGAATCAACCTTATGATATTCGGGAAGTGATAAACGGAGTAATTGATTCCGAATCTTTTTTAGAAGTACACAAAAATTTTGCTGAAAATATTGTTGTCGGTTTTGCTCGATTAGCCGGAAGAAGCATCGGAATTGTTGCCAATCAACCTGCATTTTTGGCGGGCGTGTTAGACAATCATTCTTCTACCAAAGCCGCGCGTTTTGTGCGTTTCTGCGACAGTTTCAACATTCCTTTATTGGTTTTTGAAGACGTTCCGGGATTTTTACCTGGCACCGATCAAGAATGGAATGCGATTATCAGTAATGGCGCAAAATTATTGTATGCGTTTTGCGAAGCTACTGTTCCGCGCATTACCGTTATTACACGTAAAGCTTACGGTGGCGCTTATGATGTGATGAACAGCAAACACATTGGAGCTGATATGAATTACGCTTGGCCAAGTGCCGAAATTGCAGTAATGGGCGCAAAAGGTGCGGTAGAAATTATTTTTAAAGGCGAAAAAGAGTTAAAGAAAAAAGAAGAAGAATATTTAGAACACTTCGCAAATCCTTACCGCGCAGCTGAAAGAGGATTTATTGACGAAGTGATAAAACCCGAAGACACTCGCGAAAAATTAATTAAAGCTTTTAAAATGCTCGAAAATAAAGTTGCGCATTTGCCGAAAAAGAAACACGGAAATATTCCTTTGTAA